The DNA sequence GGGCGTTTGTTACTCCTATACGGAGAAACCGCCTCCTTGTTGAGGCTAAAATGCCGGCACCTCCGGGTGTCGCGCCTGCACCGACCGGAACCATTCGAACTTTAACTACATCTCGTCGGTCTGAGGCTCTGCCTCGCTAGAAACCTATTCCATTTGCCCTCGGAACCGGGCGGTGGACTCTCATTAACACCCCCATTCATGGCCATGAATGGGGGTGTTAATGAGACCTGCGAAGAACTTTGTCTCACACCCCAAATTCGGCCTCCTAATTAGCAGCCCTGCTTATAGGGTACAGACCCCATTCCCTTCCGGGCCTTTCAAGCTGATAATGCTCCTGAGCACTTCGATAAAGCGGAAGCAACTATGGACATCCCGCTAACCATCCTGGTGGCAGAAGACGAACTGAACGATGCTTTGTTGTTGCAACGGGCTTTTCTTAAAGCCGGTGTTAAAACCCCCGTGCATTTTGCCGGCGATGGCCAGGAGGTATTGGATTATTTGCAGGGAAAGCCGCCTTTCGAAAGCCCGGTAGAATTTCCCTTGCCCACGCTTCTGCTGCTGGATTTGAAATTGCCCCGGGTGGACGGCTTCGAGGTACTGGAGTGGTTGCGCAGCCAGCCGCGGTTGCGCCGAATGCTGGTAGTAGTCTTTAGTTCGTCTGATGATCCAAAGGATGTCCAGCGCGCCTACGCCCTGGGCGCCAATTCTTACCTTGTAAAGCCAAGAGACCCAAAGGAATTAGTACGGGTGGTCGAACGGCTGCAAAGCCTTTGGTCGTCAATTGAAAGCGAGCCAGCGCCCTTAGGCGCCGAGGTGGCGCTGCTGAACATTTAACCTGAGCCGTTTCAAACCGATTTTGCGGTCGAGGCAGGCGCTGGCTGTTGCGAGGGCCGCCCAATCTGGCGTGAAAGACCCAAAATGAGTCCAGCCACAATGGTCAGGCATCCCCAGAACTGGCCCCAATTAAGCCGTTCGCCAAGCCAAAGGGCCGCCAGGCCAACGCCGAACACCGATTGAGTAAAAATAGTCAGAGCGGCCACATTGAGCGGGCATTCCCGGATAACAATAAACCAGATGCTGTAGCCAACAGCAGTACAGATAACACCCAACCCAAGCAGTAACAACCAGGCCGTGAAGCTCAGGTTCCGGGCCGCCATCAGCGTCTGTTTGCCATCGATAGCGAGGTTTGCGGCGGTGCCCACCCACAGCGAGATGGCCAGCATCTTCATCACACTCGAGCGGGTCACAATGGGTTTGCCCATGACTGAGTACGCTGCTTCGCAAATGAACGAAGAGAGGAATATCAGGCTGGCGGCAAGACCGGCCCACTGAAAGCCAGTCCGGCCTGACCCGTGAAGGAGGGCAACGCCACAGGCCCCCAAAGCGAAGCCGGCCAAACGGCGTGGTCCGATATGCTCGCGCAGGAACAGGGCGGCGGCCAAAGAGGTCACCAGCGGCTCAAAAGCAGTCAAAACGGCAGAATTGCCCGCAGAACCGAGCTGATTTCCATAGACTTGGAGGCGCTGCCCAACTACATAAAGGACCAGGCCCATTGCGCAAGTCACCCACAGATCACGTCCTCGCGGGGCGTGCCCAGGCAACCAAGGCCAAGCAAAGAGCAAACAAAGTGCAGCCACGCCGAAGCGCAGTGTCACAATGCCGCCGGTGGGAAGGCCCGGCCCAATCAGTTTGTACGCGGAATAAACGGCAGCCCAACAAAAGTTCATCACCAGGAGAATTATTAAATATGCGGGCTTCATCTGCGTCTAATGGCGCAGAACAAAACGTTTTGCCTTAGAACTGGCAAGCTTGGATTTGGCGAGCGGGCGAGCTGTTGCTGTAGATGTCCTGTTGCCTCCCCATGGGCGATTCGCTTTGGCTTGCATCGCAAGCGACGGTCTTGTCGGAAGTTTCGAACATGAAAAAATGGATCATTCTGATCGCTGTCGCCGCCGCTGGCGCAGGCGGGTACTTCGGGTGGAAGCAATGGCAAAAGAAAGCGGCCGTTGCGGATGGTCCGGACCGGCCGACAACAGCGGTGACGGAGCTTAGGGACATTAATTTTGCCGTCAACGCAGCCGGCGAGATAGCCCCCGCCGAGCAGGTCTCGGTGCGGCCCGAGATCAATGGATTGCTGCTGACCTTGCCAGTGGATGTGGGGGATCATGTGAAGAAAGACGCGTTGTTGTTCAAGCTCGATGACAGCGAATTGCAGCAAACAAGGGCCTCGAATCTTACCGATATCGACAAGGCCAAGCTCGGAGTCGAGAAGGCCGAACGTGATTTCAAACGGGCTCAA is a window from the Verrucomicrobiia bacterium genome containing:
- a CDS encoding response regulator, with translation MDIPLTILVAEDELNDALLLQRAFLKAGVKTPVHFAGDGQEVLDYLQGKPPFESPVEFPLPTLLLLDLKLPRVDGFEVLEWLRSQPRLRRMLVVVFSSSDDPKDVQRAYALGANSYLVKPRDPKELVRVVERLQSLWSSIESEPAPLGAEVALLNI
- a CDS encoding DMT family transporter; the protein is MKPAYLIILLVMNFCWAAVYSAYKLIGPGLPTGGIVTLRFGVAALCLLFAWPWLPGHAPRGRDLWVTCAMGLVLYVVGQRLQVYGNQLGSAGNSAVLTAFEPLVTSLAAALFLREHIGPRRLAGFALGACGVALLHGSGRTGFQWAGLAASLIFLSSFICEAAYSVMGKPIVTRSSVMKMLAISLWVGTAANLAIDGKQTLMAARNLSFTAWLLLLGLGVICTAVGYSIWFIVIRECPLNVAALTIFTQSVFGVGLAALWLGERLNWGQFWGCLTIVAGLILGLSRQIGRPSQQPAPASTAKSV